TTGACATTGGTATAATCCATAGACCTTATTAAGATGCAGAACTGATTGATAACCACAGAAATCTCCATCATGCTGTACCCAAGCCTCTGACCTActttacacttcttttttttttaattaattaattttgaaagagaaaaagcaagaaagggacagagagagaaggagagagaagcagactccaagctctcaTTGCAGAGCCCAGCCCGGTGCTCgatatcacaaaccatgagatcatgacctgagccaaaatcaagagtccactgTTTAACTAGCAGAGCCACCCCAGATGCCCCTCGCACAGCTCATTTTTAATCCTTACTCATCATTTTTGGGAAACTCCTAAGAACTTGTTATAAAGTCTGATGAGCATTTTGCCAACTAGGcagccttattttttaattttttttaatgttttatttatttttgatacagagagacagagtgtgagagggggaggggcagagagagaaggagacacagaaccggaagcaggctccaggctctgaactagctgtcagcacagagcctgacgcggggctcgaacccccgaatgtgagatctgacctgagccgaagtcggaggcttaaccaactgagccacccaggtgcccctaggcagccttatttagcttttttttttttttttttttgagaatgagtgcatgagttggggagggttaGAGGGCTtagaagagaatcttaaggaggctgcacactcagtgcagagactgaattggggctcagtttcatgaccctgggatcataacctgagctgaaatcaaggttcaGACATTTAATCTACTGAACCACCTAGTCACCCCAGCAGCCTTATTTATCTTGAGTAACTTAAGAATTATTCTCTTTTGCTAAGTGAGTCATAAATCTACAATTCCAAATTCTTAAAACTACAATATTTCTGTTTTACCAGATTAAATGCTTCTTGTGGATGGTACATTGTCCCAGTTacaggggagaggagaaataaagataaataaggtGTAGTAGTCCATGTTCTAAAAGAAGCTGTTTTGAGCTAATTGAGGCAGACAAAATTAAGTGAACAAAGTAACAtgcaaaggagaggagagatttCAAATAGGATCATTAATCTTAAAGCATATGccactatttctttccttttttttttgatgtttattttattttgagagaaagagaacatgagcaggagaggggctgatacagaggaggagagaaagaatcccaaacaggctccatgccatcagcgcagagctgacccaggctccaactcacgaaccaagagagcatgacctgagctgaaaccaagagtcaggtgcttaaccagcgaatccacccaggcgcccctatatgccACTCTTTATTTCATCCCACTTATATGGTTCTTCATAATAACTGTCAAGTAAAGAGTTTTgtggacaaaaataaatataacaatctaaatgtattaaaatttaaaatatgttgaataacaaaaatatgtaacctttaaacaaaatagtatagaatacaaacaaaatatataaatgcaatatagtatatataaaacaatagaaacacatatgtataatacataaaatataaatatatgtaatgtaaaataaattatgagCAGAGAACTTTCTGAGCATAAAagcagtgggaaaaaaataacaatgggaAAATTACAGTTGACTTCATTATGATTATAAGCATCTATGTAACAGAAGTCATTGTGCAGACAACaaactaacaacaaaaataaccagaagtaaaagttttacatttctattaaaatgtaaatcaccCAAGTTAGTTAAGAAAAATGCTTAAGATTCTCAGTAAAAATGAGCCAAGGGCAGGGAAAGACAACtcacaaaagaaatacaactgactctaggggcacctgggtgcctcagttggttgagcatcctactcttgatttcagctcctgtcatgatcgcACAGTCTCATgatgtgagattgagccctacatcaggttctgcactgacagcatggaccctgcttgatattctccctctcccgctccctccctccctccctctctctctctctctctctctctctctctctctctctctctctctctctctctctctctctctcgcacacgcacacacacataaagttttttagaaagaaataaaaatgactttaaaacaaaaattttgctGCACTAATAGTCAGAAATGGGAGTATAAACCATGTATATCCTCTCATTAGTGTCTAATATGAATCTGGGCATCTATCCAGAACacagaagggtttttttcttaGCTATGACAGAAGCACTACAAAATTTCAGTTGCCCTCTTTGACAGAAGATTAAAGTAGATTATCCATAGCTGAGTATTGTTTATATTGTCATATGctaatttaatgaaaattatgaAGTTTAAAATTGTGTGGTTTATGTATACTGACTTTTGTCAAAATAACCACCACACTAAGAATTTGTCAAGTATAGTGGTGATCATATTAATGAATAGGACTCtcacttttaacttttatttaatgaaagaatGTAGAAGTGTACctacaaatttataaatacagaatatataataatGCTATTTAGATGGCTTTTATACCCAAAATTCTGAAGTATTTGCATAAACTTTGCAGTATGTTCTTCCTATCACTTTCTTTTGTTGAAATCTTTTCCCTAGAATgagaatataaactttaaaaatttatcagcTTTTAAATGCTCTACACCTCTACTGGATATGAGAAATGACTTTGCTAATTAATGTGCCCTCTTAATTCTGTTTCTATAGAAGTCATAATTAGAATATTGAGATTACTATCAATAATTAACTGTAAATTAACTGTCCTTATCACTTGCATGTTCTcgaataaaataatttcatacttATAGTTCTATAACTTCTTGAGCTtttcaaacaaaagcaaaaaaacatttAGGAATATTAATTCTACAAACATTAATGGTTTGTGTATGGTAACATGCCTAGTCCTATGAACAAGGAGACAGTTGAAGATGTCATTATTATGTGCTTTAAATGCCCTTAAAATATCATGAGGAATTTGCTGTGGCTCTTTACTTTCTTGTCTGTTATTACtgcttatttgtgttttatagtAGGAGGGCTTTAATGtcagatgtattttttcttaaaatatttatttgaaaatttttttctttagcatttgtATAGTCATGGTCTTAAAAATCAGCTCTTAAAATAGCCATCCTTAgaagtattttcttcattttcagacAAGAGGGGCTGCTTTTTTCATTATTGCTGTGATCTGCCTATTGCTTTTCGACaatgatgatctcatggctaaAATGGCTGAACACCGTATCCTTTTGCAGTAGATTGAAATTATATAGTCTTGAGATAGAAGACTGGCAGAATGGGACAAGGAGGATTAAACTGGACTGATCAATCATGAATGAAACTTCCATGAGTTAAAGTAGGTGTTCAAATTGAGtaaatttattcaaaattttgTATTTCATGGAATCTTAATATATTCTACAGAGACAgtgaaagaatattttagaatgtCCTggtgcttaaaaaaaagaaagatgatttgCCAGTCAACAAAATCAATCTGTCAGCTCTTGTAACAAACTTAACAATTTAAATACTTGATTTAGAAGTCAGTTTCAACTATTgaatatgaactttttttttaatttaatgaaaaatcttTGGCATCTTCTTGCCGgaaagaaaaaggtgaatttcctTAACCTGGTAATCACTCTCTTGCTGTAAACTGTTACTTCCAGTTCAGCTTCTACTCTTACATAACCCCAACTTGGTAGTCAAATAAGTATACTCCTTTTCCTCTACAAACAGACATGCCTtgttctttcctgtcttttcccACTCCATTTAGCAGAACTTAACACCAGTTTTAATTCTTCTGGTTACTGATACTGTCCTAAAGCCTCTTACTTAAATAGTAACAGTTTACTTTCTTACACTGAAATAGGGTGGCATAACTTTGCAAAATCCCAGGTTGCTTGTAAAATGGCTCCTCCCGGCCAAGCCTTTGTGCTTACTACTTTCTTTACTAATAAGACTTATGTGGTCAGTGATCTAGAAATAGATTTAGGATTGATTTGACCTGTTGTTCTGAAAGAGCAACCGTAATTCCTTGGTAGAAGTGATCTAAAAACATTGCTTGGTCTTGTCTCTTTGCCCCACTTATAGTACGCATGCGTATACTTTTGGAAGTTCACTACTAAAATTTAACAACTGTATCTCAAGCACTATTATAATTGTTTTGGAGGCCACAAAAATACAGGCCATCCAATTTATAAATTCTGTCCCAGAATtaattgtttcattgttttgtttttaagggcaATATACTGTTGCAGGTAGTCAGGTTTGGGGTTACCAAACTAGTCTCCAGTCAACCCAAAATGATGTTGCTAAAATTTTAAGAGGACTTCAGGATTCTAAGAGTTAATATtcgggatttttttcctttactgcaACTCACTTAGCTGAAGGACATCATGACAGTGCTCTAACTCACATGCTTTACACAGCCATTGCCTTCTTGGGTGTGGCAGATCACAAGGtatgttcttttctttgttcctgacATAATCAAGAGATTTTGAAAAGTTACCTCAACTGTAACTTTAAAAGTGCCTTTAAAATAAGTTATCGGTAATTTACAGTCCTGCCTGACATTTATGTATTCAGTAATTTGGATATGGAAAAAAcataatagttctattttttcaaatactatgTATTTAAGGATTGAGTGAACTGTGTGTTTCTAATGAAACTTATGTAATTTTATTCATAGGGTGGAGTTTTGTTGCTAGTACTGGCTTTGTGTTGTAAAGTTGGTTTTCATACAGCTTCCAGAAAACTCTCTATCGATGTTGGTGGAGCCAAACGCCTTCAAGCTTTATCCCATCTTGTTTCTGTGCTTCTCTTATGCCCATGGGTCATTGTTCTTTCTGTGACAACTGAGGTAAGAGCAGGAATGTATTGGtaataagtaaaatgaattgCTGTTACTGACAAATTTTAGTCCATTTCAgtacattgtattttttatttcaccttgAGCTTCCAAGTGTCTTaaattatctttgctttttttgataatttttgaaaatttttggaattttattgttgatagaaaatacaaatcaagtaCTATTACATTTACATATCCCTCCTATTCCTGTGGCCCAAGGAATCAGTTAAAGACATAATTTAAGGGGTACCTTAGTGACtcctttaagcatccaactcttgatatcagctcaggcatgatcccagggttgtgggattgagccccatattggctccatgctgaaaggGGAGCCTGTTGggcctctctccccttttctttctctctgcccatctcccactcccGAATGTGCACATGCTGGTTCCCccgctcgcttgctcgctcgctcgctctctctctctctttctctctcaaaataaacaaagcattaaaaaaaaagaaaagaagcaaaaaagacacaatgcctgggtggttctgtcggttaaacgtctgactcttgatttctgctcaggtcaggatcttatgcctttgtgtgttcaagcccagtattgggctttgcactgaccctgtggaacctgcttggtattttctctctcgctctcgctcgctcactctctccctcccactccctccctcctcctccccagctagTGCTTTCTatatctctgtcaaaataaatgaacttaaaaaactaattttttaaaaagacacaatttAATACTTACCATGTGTTACTTATACACAAGGATTATGGGTCACttagtatttataaaattattaaaccataatagttttgttttttaatactttggGGACTACTAGGAAAATGCAGTAATATCTTATATTTTGGCATTTTATGAATCATTTTTAATcagaatatttgtttatatataaaagaatcaaCTAAAGCGTAAGATACGAACTTTATACCTGTGCAGTActgacaatttcttttttcttctttgtttaatttctagAGTAAAGTCGAGTCTTGGTTTTCTCTCATTATGCCTTTCACAACAGTTATCTTTTTTGTCATGATCCTGGATTTCTATGTCGATTCTGTTTGTTCAGTCAAAATGGAAGTTTCCAAATGTGCCCGCTATGGatcctttcccatttttattaGTGCTCtactttttggaaatttttggACACATCCAATAACAGACCAGCTTCGAGCTATGAACAAAGCAGCACACCAGGAAAGCACTGAACACGTCCTGTCTGGAGGAGTGGTAGTGAGCGCTGTATTCTTCATTTTGTGTGAGCATTTTTCCCCTTAGGAAATTTTATCTTATAGGTTCTGGTGTtcaagtaatttatttaatttgggaaTTTGTTCACTGCTTGCATTTAGTGCTGATGGGTACTGTGCTGGTTTGGTAGCTTAAACTTTTAAAGcttttgtaggggcgcctgggtggctcagtcggttaagtgtccggcttcggctcaggtcatgatctcacggttcgtgggttcgagccctgcatggggctctgtgctgacagctagctcagagcctggagcctgcttcagattctgtgtctccctctctctctgaccctcccctgctcacgctgtctctctctgtctctcaaaaataaaaataaaaagcattaaaaaattttaaaaattctaaaaaaaaaaaaagcttttgtaatgttcatgtttttgtttttgtttttcttttttttagctgcCAACATCTTATCATCTCCTTCCAAGAGAGGACAGAAAGGCACCCTAGTTGGGTATTCCCCTGAAGGAACGCCTCTTTATAACTTCATGGGTGATGCTTTTCAGCATAGCTCCCAGTCGATCCCTAGGTTTATTAAGGAATCACTAAAACAAATTCTTGAGGAGAATGACTCTAGACAGATATTTTACTTCTTGTGCTTGAATCtggtaagatttttaaatataaatgacataccttaaagattttttaggattaaaaaacTTAATCTTTTAATTATATATCTGGTATAATTTTGGTAACTCCCAAAATTTCTGATAACCAGGGGCTAACTAATAGGAAGATTGCAGGATCATATTCAGACTACCTATGCAAACAGCTTCTGAGGCATCTGAGATGCATCAGTTTAGTGTGCACTTTCAAATCAGTAAATATAGTATCCTGTAAAGATCTTAATCTACTTCTTACAGATCGCACTACAGACCAGAGAGCTAACATTGTATAGCTTAGTTTATTGAGTTAAACAACCATATAAATGAAACTGTCtccttttaaatgatttataagaTGAATATATCTGATTTAACTTAGTATCTTAACagtttatttgaaattaaataaaatgggagTTAATCATCAAAGTTTGTATAATAAAGGGTTAAAATTCTTGTGATTGTGTTCTGACAAATCTATTGAAACAGTATTTCCCAACACattcttcccctctttttctttttctttttttttttttgttgttgttgttgttgttgttgttttatcccTCTTTTTCTTGAAACGTATTTTAGCTTTTTACCTTTGTGGAATTATTCTATGGAGTGTTGACCAATAGTCTGGGTCTGATCTCAGATGGATTTCACATGCTCTTTGACTGCTCTGCTCTCGTCATGGGACTTTTTGCAGCCCTGATGAGTAGGTGGAAAGCAACTCGGATTTTCTCCTATGGGTAGGTACACTGGCCATCAAGGTGatgtaacaaaatgaaaaaatcctCAGGGAAAATTCCATCttactgaataaaatttaaatgttttattttttttaataatgaaatgtcttttcattaaCTGAATAACTGGAATCCCTGATTTATATGATGGGTTTTGATAAGACCCTCAATAGATTGATAAATCTAGCTATTTTCAACTATTTATATTCTGAAAGACAGATGGagcaaaattacaaataattttggtACAAAGCAGAATCTATGTGTTGTGATACAGGTACAGAGCCCATCAAGGGCTTAAAGGAGAGAGAAGTAACTTCTTGCTAAGAAATAAGGAATGGCTTTTTGTAGGAGGGAACATTGAAGgactttgataaatatttaaaattgcaacaAACTTATGTGCAGAAAGACTCTTCAAGACTTGGTGTGGTGtttaaaatcttaataatttTCTAATCTTACTGTTTATGTATATAGTTGGAAATCTGGGCTTATATCCTCTTTTGTAACATAATAatgtttatgctttaaaaatatttgtcattttcctttctaaaaatgttttctacattttagGTATGGCCGAATAGAAATTCTCTCTGGATTTATTAATGGACTTTTTCTAATGGTAATagctttttttgtatttatggagtCAGTGGCTAGATTAATTGATCCTCCGGAATTAGACACACACATGTTAACagtaagtctttttattttcctgtttgattttcTACTCATAACCCCTATTGCTTTTTCCATGCTAAAGTTTAACTACCTGTAATTGTTGATCTAGGaaggttttactttatttttatagtttaacgTAATCTCCTGCCCTTGTATTTACATTTACACTGCTGACTCTTAGAAATTAacccttttctcttattttagcaGTCTGAGTTTTAGATGACATTCTGAAACATAACATATCTTTCTgacttataaaatgtttttgtatgaagatgtgcttctatttttttttttagtggttatttattttgagagagggcgagcatgaacagggcaggagcagagaaagggtaAGAGAATTGCAgacaggctctggctgtcagagcagagcctgatgtgcggctcaatctcacaaaccatgagatcatgacctgagccgaaaccaaaagtcggacacttaggagccatccaggtgtcccaagatgTGCTTTTAAATACCTGAGGAAATTTGCAGAATGTTAGAGAGTGAGTCaggaaaatattatcattttaaagtctttatttcatagattttatCACTGCTATAGCAATTTTTAATGTCCTCCCTTATCTCCAAATCTTTACATGTGCTGTTCCTTGTAGCTGGCATGCCCTTCCTTCACATCTGCCTTTCAGCCTTCCTCGGGAGTTTGCTTAGGTGTTTCCTCAAGTGAGAGATTTTCCTTAacccctgtcttccttcctcagaGTTTCTTAGATTCCCCTTTCTCAGTATTCCCATTATatcttgcttgtttgcttttaaagCAACACTGAGTTAACTCCTTTGTCATTCTTCCACAATTAAAGATGTAAGTGAATTGTCTTGGGGACCTGAATAGTTTATCATTAAGCCTTAAATTCTAACACCTGGCTTATAGTGGGACATGAGCAGTTAATTGTTGAATGACTAGAAGCAGTTGTGAGTCTGGTTGGTGGAAGCATATATTAGtaaaatgctttggattacagttggaaatatattttgaattttaaatgcacatgtccTATGACCTTTAATATATATTACAGAAATATTTGCAAGTGTGTAAAGGTGCATGATTCATTGTGCTGTTGTTCATTATGGTGAAAAAAATATCTATCAATAAAAAGACTAGTTAGTTAAATCTGTTTATAGAATACTTTGTCGCCAGTAAAAAGAATGAGGCACATCTATATATGTAggcatgaaaatatttgtaagctgTACCAAGttaaaaaatttccaaagaaGTATTATAATGCTATTATTGGTTTAAAAAGGGGTTGATGTATGTATTTTAGTATGTGCATAGAGTGTACACTATTCTCTTAGTGACAAACTCTTAGgattagaattataaaatattattatactttttatttatttctaagagagagagacagtgcgagcagaggagggtcagagagagagggagacacaggctccaggctctgagctgtcagcacagagcccgatgcgggactcgaacccacgaaccgcgagatcatgacctgagccaaagccggacgcttaaccgactgagccacccaggtgccccaggattagAATTATAAAGGGGCTTATGCTTTCtacattgtttttttctgatgaaacctctacaaatttgaggataattATTTGAGATGATGGGGGTCTCTTTATGCAGTAtttgattttattcaaaattcaGTAACCATCTTCAAGCTCATAAAGCTacctaaaattttaaagtctaaCAGACAAAAGTGTGAGCCACAATAAGAAATACATTGTTTCCATACGTGTTTACCAAAGTAAATCTTTCACTTATAACTTTTGGAAATTGATTAGAATTATCTGTcctgattatttttatatattcttttttataaatcaaatgaATTTCTCTGATGGAGAAATTGTAGacatacataaaataagtaaCACCCTTAACTATTACCCAAAATCATTTTGTAAGGATAATCAAGGGTAAGTAACTTTATTTATCCTTTGGACTGTTGTTGTGGCATTATTAAATCAAGACAATGCcatttatatctttgtttttccattatacttttttttactttggcaAATTGTACTATAATTAAGACATAATAAGACTGTATGTATTTGGAATCTATAAGTTAGTAAATTATAATCATTGCCTTACAAACTGAAATTTACCTAGTAATATAAATGAGATTTCAGCTACAGTGTATACTTAAGCAGTGCTCTCAAACTctatttcaataaaacaaaactttagcATAATTTATTCATAAACCATGAACCACGTATATATTATTCTTAATAACTTGCTTAAAGCAAGTCCAAGTCTCTCTACTTGCCAAAACTTTGGTATTTGGAAGTTAAAATACTTCCTCTAAAATACTcaaaaatctgctttttaaaaattttggattcccccccaaaaaaataaataaaattacataagtaaataaaaatcttagatTTCCATAGTGAGCTTTATGAGGTTTTAccataaacacttttaaaactgTTAACAGAAAAACATTTAGATGTATAGTAACTTTCAAATAACAAATTTATTGCTTAAACTAcaaattaaagattttcttttctccttttactaGCCAGTCTCAGTTGGAGGGCTGATAGTAAACCTTATTGGTATCTGTGCCTTTAGCCATGCCCATAACCATAACCATGGAGCTTCTCAGGGAAGCTGTCATTCATCTGATCACAGCCATTCCCACCATATGCATGGACACAGTGACCACGGGCATGGTCACAGCCATGGATCTGCAGGCAGAGGCATGAATGCTAACATGAGGGGTGAGTCCTTGCCAAATATTGTCCTACCTTTCAGTGTGTTCTGAATTGACACTGTCTTATTTGTATTAAGTATTAGGCTCCTGGtacagttaatttttgtaaaacaatCTGTggctaaaaaagaaatgaagtcttcTGCTGTAGAAAATGCTCACATTTGTTCATAAATGTGAGTTTTTAAACAGATTATTATAGAGTCCTTTTCATTTGCGTTTGCATAAATATTGTTTGAAAGGGGAACACTGAGTGTGTCATTGTGAACTTTCACTACAGAGGAACCaagaaatttttattgtattataaaaatatatgggagAAGTTATCATTTACTGTGTTGAATTATATATTCTGATTGTTTAAGTAATTTGGGTAATGGCAAAACCTGGTTCATTTGTGATTTCTAGGAAAACCACACCATCATAAAACTTATCACTGTCTTTTACAGTTGCCTACATTTTTCTGTTTACCACTACGCTGTGAATTTTTTGAGAGTAGTGTCcatgttttttgaggtttttttaagtACCATCCCCTACCAAAATTTCTGGTGCATAGTAGGTACCCAGTAATgtttataaaatggataaaagaactaaattaga
This region of Suricata suricatta isolate VVHF042 chromosome 6, meerkat_22Aug2017_6uvM2_HiC, whole genome shotgun sequence genomic DNA includes:
- the SLC30A5 gene encoding zinc transporter 5 isoform X2; the encoded protein is MVLFQKPFSSGKSITKHQWIKIFKHAVAGCIISLLWFFGLTLCGPLRTLLLFEHSDIVVISLLSVLFTSSGGGPAKTRGAAFFIIAVICLLLFDNDDLMAKMAEHPEGHHDSALTHMLYTAIAFLGVADHKGGVLLLVLALCCKVGFHTASRKLSIDVGGAKRLQALSHLVSVLLLCPWVIVLSVTTESKVESWFSLIMPFTTVIFFVMILDFYVDSVCSVKMEVSKCARYGSFPIFISALLFGNFWTHPITDQLRAMNKAAHQESTEHVLSGGVVVSAVFFILSANILSSPSKRGQKGTLVGYSPEGTPLYNFMGDAFQHSSQSIPRFIKESLKQILEENDSRQIFYFLCLNLLFTFVELFYGVLTNSLGLISDGFHMLFDCSALVMGLFAALMSRWKATRIFSYGYGRIEILSGFINGLFLMVIAFFVFMESVARLIDPPELDTHMLTPVSVGGLIVNLIGICAFSHAHNHNHGASQGSCHSSDHSHSHHMHGHSDHGHGHSHGSAGRGMNANMRGVFLHVLADTLGSIGVIVSTVLIEQFGWFIADPLCSLFIAVLIFLSVVPLIKDACQVLLLRLPPEYEKELHVALEKIQKIEGLISYRDPHFWRHSASVVAGTVHIQVTSDVLEQRIVQQVTGILKDAGVNNLTIQVEKEAYFQHMSGLSTGFHDVLAMTKQMESMKYYKDGTYIM
- the SLC30A5 gene encoding zinc transporter 5 isoform X1, with protein sequence MEEKYGGDVLAGPGGGGGLGPVDVPSARLTKYIVLLCLTKFLKAVGLFESYDLLKAVHIVQFIFILKLGTAFFMVLFQKPFSSGKSITKHQWIKIFKHAVAGCIISLLWFFGLTLCGPLRTLLLFEHSDIVVISLLSVLFTSSGGGPAKTRGAAFFIIAVICLLLFDNDDLMAKMAEHPEGHHDSALTHMLYTAIAFLGVADHKGGVLLLVLALCCKVGFHTASRKLSIDVGGAKRLQALSHLVSVLLLCPWVIVLSVTTESKVESWFSLIMPFTTVIFFVMILDFYVDSVCSVKMEVSKCARYGSFPIFISALLFGNFWTHPITDQLRAMNKAAHQESTEHVLSGGVVVSAVFFILSANILSSPSKRGQKGTLVGYSPEGTPLYNFMGDAFQHSSQSIPRFIKESLKQILEENDSRQIFYFLCLNLLFTFVELFYGVLTNSLGLISDGFHMLFDCSALVMGLFAALMSRWKATRIFSYGYGRIEILSGFINGLFLMVIAFFVFMESVARLIDPPELDTHMLTPVSVGGLIVNLIGICAFSHAHNHNHGASQGSCHSSDHSHSHHMHGHSDHGHGHSHGSAGRGMNANMRGVFLHVLADTLGSIGVIVSTVLIEQFGWFIADPLCSLFIAVLIFLSVVPLIKDACQVLLLRLPPEYEKELHVALEKIQKIEGLISYRDPHFWRHSASVVAGTVHIQVTSDVLEQRIVQQVTGILKDAGVNNLTIQVEKEAYFQHMSGLSTGFHDVLAMTKQMESMKYYKDGTYIM
- the SLC30A5 gene encoding zinc transporter 5 isoform X3; this translates as MEEKYGGDVLAGPGGGGGLGPVDVPSARLTKYIVLLCLTKFLKAVGLFESYDLLKAVHIVQFIFILKLGTAFFMVLFQKPFSSGKSITKHQWIKIFKHAVAGCIISLLWFFGLTLCGPLRTLLLFEHSDIVVISLLSVLFTSSGGGPAKSKVESWFSLIMPFTTVIFFVMILDFYVDSVCSVKMEVSKCARYGSFPIFISALLFGNFWTHPITDQLRAMNKAAHQESTEHVLSGGVVVSAVFFILSANILSSPSKRGQKGTLVGYSPEGTPLYNFMGDAFQHSSQSIPRFIKESLKQILEENDSRQIFYFLCLNLLFTFVELFYGVLTNSLGLISDGFHMLFDCSALVMGLFAALMSRWKATRIFSYGYGRIEILSGFINGLFLMVIAFFVFMESVARLIDPPELDTHMLTPVSVGGLIVNLIGICAFSHAHNHNHGASQGSCHSSDHSHSHHMHGHSDHGHGHSHGSAGRGMNANMRGVFLHVLADTLGSIGVIVSTVLIEQFGWFIADPLCSLFIAVLIFLSVVPLIKDACQVLLLRLPPEYEKELHVALEKIQKIEGLISYRDPHFWRHSASVVAGTVHIQVTSDVLEQRIVQQVTGILKDAGVNNLTIQVEKEAYFQHMSGLSTGFHDVLAMTKQMESMKYYKDGTYIM